From Chryseobacterium sp. IHB B 17019, one genomic window encodes:
- a CDS encoding zinc ribbon domain-containing protein: MAKTNDISVEEKLRALYDLQIIDSRLDEIRNTRGELPIEVEDLEIEIEGLEKRAEKFHADIKDQDDQIKTKHEVINHAKALIEKYKSQQDNVRNNKEFEALSKEIEYQELEIQLAEKRIKEFGAKIGHKNETLSELNTKIDELKNHLKFKKEELDGLISETQKEEEYLIEQSKVYAAKIDERLIASYNRIRTNSPNGLAVVGLERGAPKGSFFTIPPQKQMEIAQRKKIIIDEHSGKILVDDELVMEENERMKSVIKF; the protein is encoded by the coding sequence ATGGCAAAAACCAACGATATTTCAGTTGAAGAGAAGTTAAGAGCTTTATACGATTTGCAGATCATTGATTCTAGATTGGACGAAATCCGAAATACAAGAGGAGAGTTGCCAATCGAAGTAGAGGATCTTGAGATTGAAATCGAAGGTCTTGAAAAAAGAGCTGAAAAGTTTCATGCAGATATCAAAGATCAGGATGATCAGATCAAAACAAAGCATGAGGTAATCAACCACGCAAAAGCTTTAATTGAAAAATACAAATCTCAACAAGATAATGTAAGAAACAATAAAGAATTTGAGGCGTTGAGTAAAGAGATTGAATATCAAGAACTTGAGATTCAATTAGCTGAAAAAAGAATTAAAGAATTCGGTGCTAAAATCGGACACAAAAACGAAACTTTAAGCGAGTTGAACACAAAAATCGATGAGCTTAAAAATCACCTGAAATTCAAAAAAGAAGAATTGGACGGTCTGATTTCTGAAACTCAGAAAGAAGAAGAATATTTAATTGAGCAATCTAAAGTATATGCAGCTAAAATCGACGAGAGATTAATAGCTTCTTACAACAGGATCAGAACAAACTCTCCAAACGGTCTTGCAGTAGTAGGATTGGAAAGAGGTGCTCCAAAAGGATCATTCTTCACAATTCCGCCACAAAAACAAATGGAAATCGCTCAGAGAAAGAAAATCATTATTGATGAGCATTCAGGAAAAATCCTTGTTGACGATGAGTTGGTAATGGAAGAAAACGAAAGAATGAAATCTGTGATTAAATTTTAA
- a CDS encoding AMP-dependent synthetase/ligase, translated as MTIKRLFDIPHYALENYPKADMFVTKYHGEWKKTSTQEFINEGNKISRGLLKLGIKPGDKIALITTNSRTEWAIMDLGLSQIGVVSVPVYPSISAEDYEFIFNNAEIKYCFVSDKDLLSKVMKVKHNIPSLQGIFTFEQITGAANWKEILDLGEDDSTQIEVEDLANTINPEDLATIIYTSGTTGKPKGVMLTHHNIVSNVLGSMPRIPKKKSLDYKDTRVLSFLPICHIFERMLFYLFQYNGFSIYFAESIEKMGENVKEVKPHYMSVVPRLVEKVYDKIYATGSSAGGLKQKIFFWALDLISKKKTVSKPSGLQEIIADKLVFKKWREGLGGEIITLVSGSAALSTRLNLMFQNAGIPILEGYGLTETSPVISVNSFEKIKIGTVGLPLDNLDVKIQEDGEITVKGPSVFKGYFKNEEMTNETFTEDGYFKTGDIGHVDSEGFLQITDRKKEMFKTSGGKYIAPQTIENLAKASKFIEQIMVVGDGEKMPTALVQPDFEFAKSWAMRNNLSIGSTPQEIAKSQELKERIKKEIDDINEHLGHWEQIKKIELTPEIWSIEAGLLTPTLKLKRKAIKEKFIDLYNKMYDHQG; from the coding sequence ATGACAATCAAAAGATTATTCGATATACCTCATTATGCTTTAGAAAATTATCCCAAGGCGGATATGTTTGTTACCAAATATCATGGCGAATGGAAAAAAACTTCGACGCAGGAGTTTATTAATGAAGGAAATAAAATATCAAGAGGACTTTTAAAACTAGGTATAAAACCTGGAGATAAAATCGCTTTAATTACCACAAACTCCCGTACAGAATGGGCAATTATGGATCTTGGGCTTTCACAGATCGGGGTAGTTTCCGTACCTGTTTATCCAAGTATTTCTGCGGAAGATTATGAATTTATCTTTAATAATGCCGAAATCAAATACTGCTTTGTGTCCGATAAGGATCTTCTAAGCAAAGTGATGAAAGTAAAGCACAATATCCCGTCATTACAGGGCATATTTACCTTTGAACAGATTACCGGAGCCGCCAACTGGAAAGAAATCCTTGATCTCGGAGAGGATGATTCTACCCAAATCGAAGTGGAAGATCTAGCCAATACCATTAATCCTGAAGATCTGGCGACCATTATCTATACTTCAGGAACTACAGGAAAACCGAAGGGCGTCATGCTGACCCATCACAATATTGTTTCCAATGTATTAGGCTCAATGCCGAGAATTCCGAAGAAAAAAAGTCTTGATTATAAGGATACCAGAGTATTGAGCTTCCTTCCGATCTGCCATATTTTCGAAAGAATGCTATTTTATCTTTTCCAATACAACGGTTTTTCGATTTACTTCGCTGAAAGTATTGAAAAAATGGGTGAAAATGTGAAAGAGGTGAAACCACATTACATGAGTGTCGTTCCAAGGCTTGTGGAAAAGGTTTATGATAAAATTTATGCAACAGGCTCATCTGCAGGAGGTTTAAAACAGAAAATATTCTTCTGGGCATTAGATTTAATTTCTAAAAAGAAAACCGTTTCAAAGCCTTCAGGATTGCAGGAGATCATTGCTGATAAACTGGTGTTTAAAAAATGGAGAGAAGGTTTGGGAGGCGAAATCATTACATTGGTTTCCGGATCTGCAGCTTTGTCTACAAGATTAAATTTAATGTTTCAAAATGCCGGAATCCCTATTCTTGAGGGATATGGACTGACAGAAACTTCACCCGTAATTTCAGTAAACAGCTTTGAGAAGATAAAAATCGGGACCGTTGGCTTGCCATTAGATAATCTGGATGTGAAAATTCAGGAAGATGGCGAAATAACAGTAAAAGGACCATCCGTTTTTAAAGGTTATTTTAAAAATGAGGAAATGACCAATGAAACATTTACAGAAGACGGCTACTTTAAAACCGGAGACATCGGACATGTTGATTCAGAGGGATTTTTACAGATCACAGACCGTAAAAAGGAAATGTTCAAAACATCCGGAGGAAAATATATTGCTCCCCAGACAATTGAAAATTTAGCTAAAGCTTCAAAGTTTATTGAGCAGATCATGGTAGTAGGCGATGGAGAAAAAATGCCAACTGCATTGGTACAGCCTGATTTTGAATTTGCAAAAAGCTGGGCCATGAGAAATAATTTAAGCATCGGCTCAACGCCACAGGAAATCGCAAAAAGCCAGGAATTAAAGGAAAGAATCAAAAAGGAAATTGACGATATCAATGAACATCTCGGACACTGGGAGCAAATCAAAAAAATTGAATTGACCCCTGAAATCTGGAGTATTGAAGCAGGACTTTTAACACCTACTTTGAAGCTTAAAAGAAAAGCAATTAAAGAGAAATTCATTGATCTTTACAACAAGATGTATGATCATCAGGGATAA
- a CDS encoding Nif3-like dinuclear metal center hexameric protein: protein MKLRTVISKIEERIQIHQAEDFDNVGLLCGSWDRDVSGILVCHDALENVVDEAIQKNCNLIVCFHPIIFSGLKSLTGKNYVERAVLKAIENKIAIYAIHTAFDNDFFGVNWGICNQLGLKNVKILQPKKNNLKQLTVFVPKDHSEKVREALFSAGAGNIGFYDECSFTINGNGTFRPIEGSNPFSGQQNIRENADEDMISVIFEDYKQGQIVSAMKNAHPYEEVAHQIYSLDNSNQYSGLGMYGDFEEPMEEKYFLKFVKEKFNLEVIRHSDFNNKKIKRVGVLGGSGASGIRSAISRKCDAYLTGDVKYHDFFLAEAKMLICDIGHFESEQFVTQQLFEILSQKFSTFAISKSIEKTNPVNYFI, encoded by the coding sequence GGTATTTTGGTTTGTCACGATGCGTTGGAAAATGTAGTGGATGAAGCCATTCAAAAAAACTGTAATTTGATAGTATGTTTTCACCCGATTATTTTTTCAGGGTTAAAATCTTTAACAGGGAAAAACTATGTTGAAAGGGCAGTTTTAAAAGCAATCGAAAACAAAATCGCAATTTATGCCATTCACACTGCTTTTGATAATGATTTCTTTGGGGTAAACTGGGGAATCTGTAATCAATTGGGATTGAAAAATGTAAAGATTCTTCAGCCTAAAAAAAATAATCTAAAGCAATTAACGGTTTTCGTTCCAAAAGATCATTCCGAAAAAGTAAGGGAGGCACTTTTCTCAGCCGGAGCCGGAAACATCGGTTTTTACGACGAATGCAGCTTTACTATCAATGGAAACGGGACTTTCCGCCCGATAGAAGGCTCAAATCCTTTTTCAGGTCAGCAAAATATTCGTGAAAACGCTGATGAGGACATGATTTCCGTAATTTTTGAAGATTATAAACAAGGTCAGATTGTTTCGGCGATGAAAAATGCGCATCCTTATGAAGAAGTTGCCCATCAGATTTACAGTCTGGATAATTCCAATCAATATTCTGGGCTGGGAATGTACGGCGATTTTGAAGAGCCGATGGAGGAGAAGTATTTCCTTAAATTTGTGAAAGAAAAATTCAATCTCGAAGTAATCAGGCATTCTGATTTTAATAATAAAAAAATTAAAAGAGTAGGGGTTTTAGGTGGTTCCGGAGCCAGTGGAATACGGTCTGCCATTTCCAGGAAATGTGATGCGTATCTTACCGGAGATGTGAAATACCACGATTTTTTCCTTGCTGAAGCAAAAATGCTGATCTGTGATATAGGGCATTTTGAGTCAGAACAATTTGTGACTCAACAATTATTTGAAATATTATCACAAAAATTTAGTACATTTGCAATCTCAAAATCTATTGAGAAAACAAACCCGGTAAATTATTTCATTTAA
- a CDS encoding acyl-CoA dehydrogenase: MDFNLSEEQLMIQQAARDFAQNELLPEVIERDRDQKFPAEQVKKMGEMGLLGMMVDPKYGGAGMDSVSYVLAMEEIAKIDASAAVVMSVNNSLVCAGLEKFASEEQKVKYLTPLASGQVIGAFALSEPEAGSDATSQKTTAEDKGDYYLLNGIKNWITNGGTASYYIVIAQTDPEKKHKGINAFIVERGWEGFEIGPKEDKLGIRGSDTHSLIFNNVKVPKENRIGEDGFGFNFAMAVLNGGRIGIASQALGIASGAYELALKYAKTRKAFKTEIINHQAIAFKLADMATQIMAARMLCYKAAVEKDAGKDISEIGAMAKLYSSQVAMDTTIEAVQIHGGYGYVKEYHVERMMRDAKITQIYEGTSEIQKIVISRSISK, translated from the coding sequence ATGGACTTTAATTTATCAGAAGAACAGCTGATGATTCAGCAGGCGGCAAGGGATTTTGCGCAGAACGAATTATTACCGGAAGTAATCGAGAGGGACCGCGACCAGAAGTTTCCTGCAGAACAGGTAAAGAAAATGGGTGAAATGGGACTTTTGGGAATGATGGTAGATCCTAAATACGGTGGCGCAGGAATGGACAGCGTTTCTTATGTTTTGGCGATGGAGGAGATTGCAAAAATTGATGCTTCTGCAGCTGTTGTAATGTCTGTAAACAATTCATTGGTATGTGCAGGACTTGAAAAATTCGCTTCTGAAGAGCAAAAGGTGAAATACCTTACTCCTCTTGCAAGCGGACAGGTAATCGGGGCTTTTGCCTTGTCTGAGCCTGAAGCCGGATCTGATGCTACATCCCAGAAAACTACTGCGGAAGACAAAGGAGATTATTACCTTTTGAATGGTATCAAAAACTGGATCACAAACGGTGGAACAGCGTCTTACTATATCGTCATTGCACAAACGGATCCTGAGAAAAAACATAAAGGAATCAACGCATTCATCGTTGAAAGAGGATGGGAAGGTTTTGAAATCGGCCCAAAAGAAGATAAGTTGGGAATCAGAGGAAGTGATACGCATTCTTTGATCTTCAACAACGTAAAAGTACCGAAGGAAAACAGAATCGGGGAAGATGGTTTCGGATTCAATTTTGCGATGGCTGTACTGAACGGAGGAAGAATCGGTATTGCTTCTCAGGCCTTAGGTATCGCTTCAGGAGCTTATGAATTGGCTTTAAAATATGCTAAAACAAGAAAAGCTTTCAAAACTGAAATTATCAATCACCAGGCTATTGCTTTCAAATTAGCCGATATGGCAACTCAAATTATGGCTGCAAGAATGCTTTGCTACAAAGCGGCTGTAGAAAAAGACGCCGGAAAAGATATTTCCGAAATTGGGGCTATGGCAAAGTTATATTCTTCTCAAGTGGCGATGGATACAACGATTGAAGCAGTACAGATCCACGGTGGATACGGATATGTAAAAGAATATCACGTAGAAAGAATGATGAGGGATGCGAAAATCACCCAAATCTATGAAGGAACTTCTGAAATCCAGAAAATTGTGATTTCCAGAAGTATTTCAAAATAA